A DNA window from Pseudoalteromonas spongiae UST010723-006 contains the following coding sequences:
- the hisS gene encoding histidine--tRNA ligase: MAKQIQAVRGMNDCVPGDTQVWQKVESILRETVASYGYQEIRFPIVESTDLFKRSIGEVTDIVEKEMYTFEDRNGDSLTLRPEGTAVCVRAGNQNGLLYNQEQRLWYMGPMFRHERPQKGRYRQFHQFGLEVFGFETADIDAEVIILTARLWKAFGISDYVRLELNSLGSNEARAQYRDALVAYLEQNIDALDEDSKRRMHSNPLRVLDSKNPDVQAVLVDAPKLSEHLDPESQQHFANLCERLDAAGIEYQVNEKLVRGLDYYNRTVFEWVTESLGAQGTVCAGGRYDGLVEQLGGKATPAVGFAMGMERLVLMLQELNCVGEIRRTSDVYIAAMGDAASIQAPVIAEKLREKVPGIRITVHAGGGNFKKQLKRADKSDAVYALIIGDSELENNQVTVKHLREHQEQQTLNLDQAAELLTGLV, encoded by the coding sequence GTGGCAAAACAAATCCAAGCAGTTCGCGGCATGAATGATTGTGTACCGGGTGATACTCAGGTATGGCAAAAAGTTGAAAGCATTTTACGCGAAACAGTTGCATCGTATGGTTATCAGGAAATTCGTTTTCCAATTGTTGAATCAACTGATTTGTTTAAACGCTCAATTGGCGAAGTTACCGATATCGTTGAAAAGGAAATGTACACCTTTGAAGATCGTAATGGTGACAGCCTAACATTACGCCCTGAAGGTACTGCGGTATGTGTGCGAGCAGGTAACCAAAATGGGTTACTGTATAATCAAGAGCAGCGCCTTTGGTATATGGGCCCAATGTTCCGCCACGAAAGACCTCAAAAAGGTCGCTACCGTCAGTTTCACCAGTTTGGCTTAGAAGTTTTTGGCTTTGAAACTGCGGACATCGATGCTGAAGTAATTATTTTGACGGCACGTTTATGGAAAGCATTTGGTATTAGTGACTACGTTCGATTAGAGCTTAACTCACTTGGCTCAAATGAAGCACGCGCGCAATATCGTGATGCACTTGTGGCTTACCTTGAGCAAAATATTGATGCATTAGACGAAGATTCAAAACGTCGTATGCACTCAAATCCATTACGTGTACTCGACAGTAAAAACCCAGACGTGCAAGCAGTTTTAGTTGATGCACCAAAGCTATCTGAACACTTAGACCCAGAGTCACAACAGCATTTTGCAAATTTATGTGAACGTTTAGATGCTGCAGGCATCGAATATCAGGTTAATGAAAAACTGGTACGTGGTTTAGATTACTACAACCGCACTGTATTTGAATGGGTTACTGAAAGTTTAGGTGCACAGGGTACAGTGTGCGCTGGCGGTCGTTACGATGGCTTAGTTGAACAACTAGGCGGTAAAGCGACACCTGCAGTGGGTTTTGCAATGGGCATGGAACGTTTAGTGCTGATGTTGCAAGAGCTTAACTGTGTAGGCGAAATTCGTCGCACCAGTGATGTTTACATTGCGGCAATGGGGGATGCAGCAAGCATTCAAGCACCTGTTATTGCCGAGAAGTTACGAGAAAAAGTACCAGGAATACGCATTACAGTGCATGCCGGTGGCGGTAACTTTAAGAAACAATTAAAACGCGCAGATAAAAGCGATGCTGTATACGCACTGATTATCGGTGACAGTGAACTTGAAAATAACCAAGTGACTGTAAAACACTTACGCGAGCATCAAGAACAACAAACACTAAATTTAGATCAAGCAGCCGAGTTGCTAACAGGCTTGGTATAA
- the pilW gene encoding type IV pilus biogenesis/stability protein PilW, which produces MRRSILVGVALLATTGCVTESVYVGSDKPVVENRIDNDEAARTRISLALKYLASGDSTQAKYNLERAAKFAPKLPEVHYTTAYYYQQVGENELAKESYLRAIDIAPDDPNTLNNYGVFLCGLGEYDEASEYILRAIEIPSYLRVSQSYENLALCAIENNEFDEAEEYLEASVKHSPSRGSSLVNLSAIYYAKSDLHRAQTFMNRYEKSGRISSRSLMLSYLIENRMGHIEKANTLALTLQQTYSNSIEAQQIKLKKTSDSEFERLREKYRKNELSKLKKELNPDGKSVVAKPQVKVVKRKAQPEVTPSKAEIEPQVKVEVAKPTTQVAKNEVVVAQTKAQQQSADPQRLPLKLVETPYHVMKGGENLFSVSVKYNVKLAKLLEWNGLTENDPVFAGTKIYLNNPNIYHLVKDGDTLFSISVKYNLRMKSLAEWNEIQESATLSPGKKILLVNPKTYAL; this is translated from the coding sequence ATGCGTCGTTCAATATTAGTAGGTGTTGCGCTATTAGCAACAACAGGATGTGTAACCGAAAGTGTTTATGTTGGTAGTGATAAACCAGTTGTCGAAAATCGAATTGATAACGATGAAGCGGCAAGAACACGCATTTCATTAGCATTAAAATACTTAGCTTCTGGCGATAGCACACAAGCAAAATATAACTTAGAGCGTGCCGCTAAATTTGCGCCTAAATTACCTGAGGTTCATTACACCACTGCGTATTATTATCAGCAAGTGGGTGAAAATGAACTTGCTAAAGAATCTTATTTACGCGCGATTGATATTGCCCCAGACGATCCAAATACACTAAATAACTATGGTGTATTTTTATGTGGTTTAGGTGAGTACGATGAAGCGTCAGAATACATTTTGCGTGCAATCGAAATTCCAAGCTATCTGCGCGTTTCGCAAAGTTATGAAAACCTAGCGTTATGTGCGATTGAAAATAACGAGTTTGATGAGGCGGAAGAATATCTTGAAGCTTCAGTAAAACACAGCCCATCACGCGGCTCTTCACTGGTTAACTTGTCTGCGATTTATTATGCCAAAAGCGATTTACATCGCGCGCAAACATTTATGAATCGTTATGAAAAATCAGGTCGTATCTCTTCGCGCTCGTTAATGTTGTCATACTTAATTGAAAACCGTATGGGGCATATCGAAAAAGCCAACACATTGGCATTAACGCTACAGCAAACCTACAGTAACTCTATTGAAGCGCAACAGATCAAACTTAAGAAAACATCTGACAGTGAATTTGAGCGTCTACGCGAAAAATACCGCAAAAATGAGTTAAGCAAGCTTAAAAAAGAGCTTAACCCAGATGGTAAATCGGTGGTTGCTAAGCCACAAGTAAAAGTGGTTAAACGTAAAGCGCAACCAGAAGTAACTCCAAGCAAAGCCGAGATTGAACCACAAGTAAAAGTGGAAGTTGCTAAGCCAACTACACAAGTTGCAAAAAATGAAGTGGTTGTTGCGCAAACTAAAGCACAGCAACAATCAGCAGATCCACAGCGTCTTCCGCTTAAGCTGGTTGAAACGCCGTATCACGTGATGAAAGGTGGTGAAAACCTGTTCTCGGTATCGGTTAAATACAATGTTAAATTAGCTAAGTTACTTGAATGGAATGGCTTAACAGAAAACGATCCGGTTTTTGCTGGCACAAAAATTTATCTCAATAATCCGAATATTTACCACTTGGTTAAAGATGGCGACACTTTATTTAGTATTTCTGTGAAGTACAACTTACGCATGAAGTCGCTTGCTGAGTGGAACGAGATTCAAGAATCGGCAACATTAAGCCCAGGTAAAAAAATCTTGTTAGTAAATCCTAAAACTTACGCACTATGA
- the ispG gene encoding flavodoxin-dependent (E)-4-hydroxy-3-methylbut-2-enyl-diphosphate synthase, which translates to MFSESPIKRRKSKRIYVGNVPIGDGAPIAVQSMTNTETTDVAATVAQINAIQAAGADIVRVSVPTMDAAEAFKEIKQQVDIPLVADIHFDYRIALKVAEYGADCLRINPGNIGSEERIQAVVDAAREKNIPIRIGVNGGSLERDIQEKYGEPTPEALLESAMRHVNILKRLNFDNFKVSVKASDVFLAVGAYRLLAKEIEQPLHLGITEAGGFRAGSVKSAVGLGMLLAEGIGDTLRVSLAADPVQEIKVGFDILKSLRIRSRGINFIACPSCSRQEFDVVSTMNQLEERLEDVIEPVTVSVIGCVVNGPGEALVSDLGLAGANKRSGLYINGERQKTRIDNTQIVDQLETQIRDYIAKKDTEQQIDVKLVE; encoded by the coding sequence ATGTTTTCAGAATCTCCGATAAAACGCCGCAAATCAAAACGCATTTATGTAGGTAACGTGCCAATTGGCGATGGCGCACCGATTGCCGTGCAGTCAATGACCAATACCGAAACTACCGATGTCGCGGCTACGGTTGCGCAAATCAATGCAATTCAAGCAGCAGGTGCGGATATTGTACGTGTTTCTGTGCCAACAATGGACGCGGCTGAAGCATTTAAAGAAATTAAACAGCAAGTTGATATTCCGCTGGTAGCGGATATTCACTTCGATTACCGTATCGCGCTAAAAGTTGCTGAATATGGTGCTGATTGTTTGCGTATTAACCCAGGTAATATCGGCAGTGAAGAGCGTATTCAAGCGGTTGTTGATGCTGCACGCGAAAAGAACATTCCTATTCGCATTGGCGTGAATGGTGGGTCGCTAGAGCGCGATATCCAAGAAAAATACGGTGAGCCAACACCTGAAGCATTGCTTGAATCAGCGATGCGTCATGTCAATATTTTAAAGCGTCTTAATTTCGATAACTTTAAAGTATCGGTAAAAGCGTCAGATGTATTTTTGGCGGTGGGTGCGTATCGATTGCTTGCGAAAGAAATTGAACAGCCGTTGCATTTGGGGATTACCGAGGCCGGTGGTTTTAGAGCGGGCTCAGTTAAATCTGCGGTTGGACTAGGCATGTTACTAGCCGAGGGTATTGGTGATACGTTACGTGTCTCACTTGCAGCCGACCCAGTGCAAGAAATCAAAGTAGGTTTTGATATCTTAAAATCTTTGCGTATTCGCTCTCGCGGTATTAATTTTATTGCCTGCCCAAGCTGTTCACGTCAAGAATTTGATGTGGTAAGCACGATGAATCAGCTCGAAGAGCGTTTAGAAGACGTTATCGAACCCGTGACTGTTTCGGTTATTGGCTGTGTGGTAAATGGTCCGGGCGAAGCACTGGTGAGCGATTTAGGTTTAGCGGGAGCCAATAAGCGTTCTGGATTGTATATCAATGGTGAGCGTCAAAAAACGCGTATTGATAATACGCAAATTGTTGACCAACTAGAAACGCAAATTCGCGATTACATCGCAAAAAAAGACACTGAACAACAAATAGACGTTAAGTTAGTTGAGTAA
- a CDS encoding RodZ domain-containing protein — protein MTEEVLAQEPTTGLGEQLATAREQHAVSIDEMAHKLKLTAKQISAIECDDYSQLGPVTFVKGHIRSYCREFNLNEAQLMSQFRHQREETEKRMQSFSRRTEREAKDNRLMLFSYAIIALILGSSLFIWWQNREPAPTEAETSKTVVETPSQENSNVPVVTERKAANQINLAEISQLSDDEPQQTSSQEPETTLAEQPEVTKPAVAEKKRNTKKNVSTIVMTFKDDSWVEIFDADGERVAFGVKKKGYVMTLDGKAPFNVVLGKHYIVDVEFNGELVDMSHFPTNRLAKFSLPLSE, from the coding sequence ATGACCGAAGAAGTATTAGCTCAAGAACCAACAACAGGTTTAGGTGAGCAGTTAGCAACTGCTCGCGAGCAACACGCTGTTTCAATTGATGAAATGGCACACAAGTTAAAGTTAACAGCAAAACAAATTTCAGCCATTGAATGTGACGATTACAGCCAGTTAGGGCCCGTCACTTTTGTAAAAGGCCATATTCGCAGTTACTGTCGCGAATTTAACCTAAACGAAGCGCAACTAATGTCGCAGTTTAGGCACCAAAGGGAAGAAACCGAAAAGCGAATGCAGAGCTTTTCAAGACGCACGGAACGCGAAGCAAAAGATAACCGATTAATGCTTTTTAGTTACGCAATTATTGCGCTAATACTCGGTTCATCGTTGTTTATCTGGTGGCAAAACCGCGAACCAGCGCCAACGGAAGCTGAGACAAGCAAAACGGTGGTTGAAACGCCGAGTCAAGAAAACAGTAATGTACCGGTCGTAACTGAGCGTAAAGCCGCAAACCAAATAAACCTTGCTGAAATATCGCAATTAAGCGATGACGAACCTCAGCAAACGAGCAGTCAAGAACCTGAAACCACGTTAGCTGAGCAGCCAGAAGTAACTAAACCGGCGGTGGCTGAAAAGAAAAGAAATACTAAGAAAAACGTCAGTACTATTGTGATGACGTTTAAAGATGATAGCTGGGTCGAGATTTTTGATGCCGATGGCGAGCGTGTCGCATTTGGTGTTAAGAAAAAAGGCTATGTCATGACATTAGATGGTAAAGCGCCATTTAATGTGGTGCTGGGCAAGCACTATATTGTTGATGTTGAGTTTAATGGTGAGTTAGTTGATATGTCACATTTCCCAACTAATCGACTCGCCAAATTTAGCCTGCCGTTGAGTGAGTAA
- the der gene encoding ribosome biogenesis GTPase Der encodes MLPVIALVGRPNVGKSTLFNRLTRTRDALVADFPGLTRDRKYGQASYEDYEFILVDTGGIDGSEQGIESEMAEQSLLAIEEADIVMFLVDARAGLTASDIGIADHLRKQQKKVFVVANKIDGIDADSNCAEFYQLALGEVYQIAAAHGRGITSLLDTALQPVIAEYAEAYREANPEEFEDDLVDSLYDDENEGEEVDGEHSDKPVKLAIIGRPNVGKSTLTNRILGEERVIVYDMPGTTRDSVYIPMTRNEKEYVLIDTAGVRKRKKVSDVVEKFSVIKTLKAIEDANVVLLVIDAREGISDQDLSLLGYTLNAGRSLVIAVNKWDGLDTDVKDRIKSELDRRLGFIDFARIHFISALHGTGVGHLFESVDEAYESATKRISTAMLRRIMDMAQADHQPPLVRGRRVKLKYAHAGGYNPPIIVIHGNQVKDLPDSYKRYMMNYYRKALKVMGTPIKIEFREGDNPYAGRTNKMTLSQQRQRKRISKMYSKKP; translated from the coding sequence ATGCTTCCTGTGATTGCCCTTGTGGGCCGTCCTAATGTTGGGAAATCAACATTGTTTAATCGCTTGACGCGAACGCGTGATGCACTTGTGGCAGACTTTCCGGGTCTGACACGCGATCGTAAATATGGTCAGGCGAGTTATGAAGATTACGAGTTCATTTTAGTGGATACTGGCGGTATCGACGGGTCTGAGCAGGGCATTGAATCTGAAATGGCTGAGCAATCGCTGTTAGCGATTGAAGAAGCCGATATTGTAATGTTCTTAGTTGATGCTAGAGCGGGCTTAACCGCATCTGATATTGGCATTGCAGATCACTTACGTAAACAGCAAAAGAAAGTATTTGTTGTTGCCAACAAGATTGATGGTATTGATGCGGATTCAAACTGTGCTGAGTTTTACCAATTAGCACTTGGCGAAGTATATCAAATCGCTGCAGCTCATGGCCGTGGTATTACATCATTACTTGATACGGCACTACAGCCGGTAATTGCTGAATATGCTGAGGCGTATCGTGAAGCAAACCCGGAAGAGTTTGAAGATGATCTAGTTGATTCACTTTACGATGATGAAAACGAAGGTGAAGAAGTTGATGGTGAGCACTCAGACAAACCGGTTAAGCTTGCGATCATTGGTCGTCCAAATGTAGGTAAATCAACTCTTACAAACCGTATTTTAGGTGAAGAGCGCGTTATTGTATACGATATGCCAGGTACCACTCGTGACTCTGTGTATATTCCAATGACACGCAATGAGAAAGAGTACGTACTGATTGACACCGCAGGTGTGCGTAAACGTAAAAAAGTATCTGACGTTGTAGAAAAGTTCTCAGTAATTAAAACACTGAAAGCGATTGAAGATGCAAACGTTGTATTACTGGTAATTGATGCACGTGAAGGTATTAGTGATCAAGACTTAAGCTTATTAGGCTATACGCTTAACGCGGGTCGTTCATTAGTGATTGCGGTAAACAAGTGGGATGGCTTGGATACCGATGTAAAAGATCGCATTAAATCAGAGCTCGATCGTCGTTTAGGTTTTATTGATTTTGCGCGTATTCACTTTATCTCGGCGCTGCACGGTACTGGTGTTGGTCATTTATTTGAATCAGTAGATGAAGCCTATGAATCGGCAACAAAACGTATCAGTACTGCGATGTTACGCCGTATTATGGATATGGCACAAGCTGATCACCAGCCACCGTTAGTACGTGGTCGTCGTGTTAAGTTAAAATACGCGCACGCAGGGGGATACAACCCGCCAATTATTGTTATTCACGGTAACCAAGTTAAAGACTTACCTGATTCGTACAAGCGTTATATGATGAACTATTATCGTAAAGCGCTTAAGGTTATGGGTACGCCAATCAAGATTGAATTTAGAGAAGGCGATAACCCGTATGCAGGTCGCACTAATAAGATGACCTTGTCGCAGCAGCGACAGCGCAAACGTATTTCTAAAATGTATAGCAAAAAGCCTTAA
- the bamB gene encoding outer membrane protein assembly factor BamB produces MKKITLATLLLLTLGLTGCSSSDDEEDELTLPEIVNQFEADSVWQTSVGSGVEHYFSRLSPVVYKDTVFVASRRGEIKAIDINSGKELWRSDVRKNPAFWPWEDDDSAKLSGGLSEAYGKIFVGTERGEVIALDRETGELAWRKQVPGEALSAPAAGDGLIYVNLGSGKLVALHPDEGEQRWVYEHEVPALTLRGISSPQSANGGVIFGEENGKLSVVIAENGFLAWQADVAIPQGASEFERLADVDTQPVVQGSTVYSLAYNGNLVAVDIRSGNVLWKREYSGYRDFTVDGRNIYLVDSQGSIYALDASSGIERWSQPALNGWFLTGPTVFGNYLVTGDQEGNLHWLDKETGDLVSRSEFDSSGFYVEPITAGDKLIVITRDGELSLVNLPLAN; encoded by the coding sequence ATGAAAAAAATTACCTTAGCAACCTTGTTGCTGTTAACACTTGGCTTAACTGGCTGTTCATCAAGTGATGATGAAGAAGACGAGTTAACACTGCCTGAAATCGTTAATCAGTTTGAAGCTGATAGCGTATGGCAAACTAGTGTCGGTTCTGGTGTTGAACATTATTTTTCGCGTCTTTCGCCAGTGGTTTACAAAGACACAGTATTTGTTGCGTCACGTCGTGGTGAAATCAAAGCAATTGATATTAACAGTGGCAAAGAACTTTGGCGCAGTGATGTACGTAAAAACCCTGCATTTTGGCCATGGGAAGATGACGATAGCGCTAAGCTATCGGGTGGCTTAAGCGAAGCGTACGGCAAGATTTTTGTGGGCACAGAACGCGGTGAAGTGATTGCACTTGATCGTGAAACCGGTGAACTTGCTTGGCGCAAACAAGTGCCAGGCGAAGCACTTTCAGCACCTGCTGCAGGCGATGGCTTAATTTATGTGAATTTAGGTTCAGGTAAGTTAGTTGCACTACATCCAGATGAAGGTGAACAGCGTTGGGTGTATGAGCATGAAGTGCCAGCACTTACGTTACGTGGCATTAGCTCTCCGCAATCAGCAAACGGCGGCGTTATCTTTGGTGAAGAGAACGGTAAGCTGTCAGTAGTTATCGCAGAAAACGGCTTTTTAGCGTGGCAAGCTGACGTTGCAATTCCACAAGGTGCATCAGAGTTTGAACGTTTGGCGGATGTAGATACGCAACCAGTTGTACAGGGTTCAACGGTTTATTCACTGGCGTATAACGGCAACTTAGTAGCTGTTGATATTCGCTCAGGTAATGTGCTTTGGAAGCGTGAATACAGTGGCTACCGCGATTTTACCGTTGATGGTCGCAATATCTATTTGGTAGATAGCCAAGGTTCTATCTATGCTTTAGATGCAAGCTCAGGTATTGAACGTTGGAGTCAACCAGCTTTAAATGGTTGGTTTTTGACTGGTCCAACAGTATTTGGCAACTATCTAGTAACGGGTGACCAAGAAGGTAACCTACACTGGTTAGATAAAGAAACCGGCGATCTTGTATCGCGCAGTGAATTCGATAGTTCAGGTTTCTACGTCGAGCCAATTACAGCGGGTGATAAACTAATTGTTATCACACGTGATGGTGAACTGAGTTTAGTTAACTTACCACTAGCGAATTAA
- a CDS encoding YfgM family protein produces the protein MEVYSTEEQQAEAIKRFFRENGTSLIAGVVLGLGGLYGWKAYNQSQIDSAEAASDAYTQLISTAGQENSDVLAKSDAFLTEYKDSSYAVLAAFVSAREAVDAKDYSAAKEKLEWIVTNAPKAELKAIATTRIARIELAEGNFDAALAKLNTTLPEAFKAQVEELKGDIYLAKDDKDNARLAYQAALDAAGETQNQLLQVKLDNLAVAQTL, from the coding sequence ATGGAAGTTTATTCAACAGAAGAACAACAAGCAGAAGCAATAAAACGATTTTTCCGTGAAAATGGCACATCTCTGATTGCCGGTGTAGTGCTAGGTTTAGGTGGTTTATATGGCTGGAAAGCATATAACCAATCGCAAATTGATAGCGCTGAAGCAGCGTCGGATGCCTACACGCAATTAATCTCGACGGCAGGTCAAGAGAACTCTGACGTACTTGCAAAGTCAGACGCATTTTTAACTGAGTATAAAGATTCTAGCTATGCTGTATTAGCAGCGTTTGTAAGCGCACGTGAAGCAGTTGATGCAAAAGACTACAGTGCAGCAAAAGAAAAGCTAGAGTGGATTGTAACAAATGCACCAAAAGCTGAGTTGAAAGCTATTGCTACAACACGTATTGCACGTATTGAACTTGCTGAAGGAAACTTTGACGCGGCACTTGCAAAACTAAACACAACGTTGCCAGAAGCGTTCAAAGCACAAGTAGAAGAGCTTAAAGGTGACATCTACCTTGCTAAAGACGATAAAGACAATGCACGTTTAGCATACCAAGCAGCACTTGATGCGGCAGGTGAAACGCAAAATCAGCTTCTTCAAGTTAAATTGGATAATCTAGCTGTTGCTCAGACGCTGTAG
- a CDS encoding VOC family protein, with product MDYLKTVIYVDNVEETLDFYFQAFAVSTAQLDEDGQYGELDFQGACIAFAAHPLAQSHFKQSYIRAQPKQPALGFELVLKVDDINLAFAKAVDAGAEPLSAPHEMEGKNLAYVRSIEGTLIALSE from the coding sequence ATGGATTACTTAAAAACAGTTATCTACGTTGATAATGTTGAAGAAACGTTAGATTTCTACTTCCAAGCATTTGCCGTCAGCACGGCTCAGCTCGATGAAGACGGGCAATATGGCGAGCTGGACTTCCAAGGTGCGTGTATTGCCTTCGCGGCGCATCCCTTAGCGCAATCTCACTTTAAGCAGAGTTATATTCGCGCGCAGCCAAAACAACCTGCACTTGGTTTTGAGTTAGTCTTAAAGGTTGATGACATTAATTTAGCATTTGCAAAAGCGGTAGATGCAGGCGCAGAACCACTTTCTGCACCGCATGAAATGGAAGGTAAAAATTTGGCGTATGTACGTTCTATTGAAGGTACACTTATTGCGCTAAGCGAATAA